The following are encoded in a window of Myxococcota bacterium genomic DNA:
- a CDS encoding ester cyclase: MEVGTITQDAFFAVPPGEVFLVFTDARTHSAMSGERAEIDARVGGRVWLFDGAVTATFRELVPDRRLCQSWRDSDWPEGHYAQLQLSFHALSEGRGTHVQLTLSGVPESKLRQTADAWRDHYWVPIAEYLRDAKVRPARRFLLDFKNRANLAAVDDTWAEDSVLHFAGSDLGGGRAPQKNIGRMVFDAFANVRVELEDQIVEGDRVVERHRATGVHAGEFMGIPATGREVSWTGNHIYRIANGRIAEAWSEVSLHELLSQLTETA; encoded by the coding sequence ATGGAAGTCGGAACGATCACTCAAGACGCCTTCTTCGCGGTGCCTCCGGGAGAGGTGTTCCTGGTCTTCACCGACGCCCGCACTCACAGCGCCATGTCGGGTGAGCGTGCGGAGATCGACGCGCGCGTCGGTGGCCGGGTCTGGCTGTTCGACGGCGCGGTCACTGCGACCTTCCGCGAGCTCGTGCCCGACCGCCGGCTCTGCCAGAGCTGGCGCGATTCGGACTGGCCCGAGGGACACTACGCGCAGCTGCAGCTCAGCTTCCACGCGCTGAGCGAAGGGCGCGGCACCCACGTGCAGCTGACGCTCTCCGGTGTACCCGAGAGCAAGCTGCGGCAGACCGCCGATGCCTGGCGCGACCACTACTGGGTGCCGATCGCGGAGTATCTCCGGGACGCCAAGGTCCGGCCGGCGCGCCGCTTTCTGCTCGACTTCAAGAACCGCGCGAACCTGGCAGCGGTCGACGACACCTGGGCCGAGGACTCGGTGCTGCACTTCGCCGGCTCCGACCTGGGTGGCGGGCGCGCGCCGCAGAAGAACATCGGGCGCATGGTGTTCGACGCGTTCGCGAACGTGCGCGTCGAGCTCGAGGACCAGATCGTCGAGGGCGACCGGGTCGTCGAGCGCCACCGTGCGACCGGCGTCCACGCCGGCGAGTTCATGGGCATTCCGGCCACCGGGCGCGAAGTCTCCTGGACCGGCAACCACATCTACCGGATCGCGAACGGGCGCATCGCCGAAGCCTGGTCCGAAGTGAGTCTCCACGAGCTGCTGAGCCAGCTCACCGAGACGGCGTGA
- a CDS encoding SRPBCC domain-containing protein, which translates to MSAHVADSLHEITIESPIQSVFDAWITPRGLASWWTSDCRIAGERGEVNIFGFGNRSVLFHFHIDELIAPSRVQWTGIEGPNMPSEWIGTTIDVQLIPEGEKRTRVRLSHRDWRSLDGGYRLCNTTWGELMFRLRDACEGKGTGPLFD; encoded by the coding sequence GTGAGCGCACACGTGGCCGACAGCCTCCACGAAATCACCATCGAGTCACCCATCCAGTCGGTCTTCGACGCCTGGATCACGCCCCGGGGGCTGGCGTCGTGGTGGACCAGTGACTGCCGGATCGCGGGCGAGCGCGGCGAGGTCAACATCTTCGGCTTCGGCAACCGCTCGGTGCTGTTCCACTTCCACATTGACGAGCTGATCGCCCCGAGCCGCGTGCAGTGGACCGGCATCGAGGGGCCGAACATGCCCTCCGAGTGGATCGGGACCACGATCGACGTGCAGCTGATTCCCGAGGGCGAGAAGCGCACGCGCGTGCGCCTCTCGCACCGCGACTGGCGCTCGCTCGACGGCGGCTACCGCCTGTGCAACACGACCTGGGGCGAGCTGATGTTCCGCCTGCGCGACGCCTGCGAGGGCAAGGGGACCGGGCCGCTGTTCGATTGA